Proteins encoded within one genomic window of Streptomyces kaniharaensis:
- a CDS encoding L-serine ammonia-lyase, producing MAISVFDLFSIGIGPSSSHTVGPMRAARMFARRLRSEGLLAEVASVRAELYGSLGATGHGHGTPKAVLLGLENNSPRTVDVDQADKDVERITAEKRIRLLGEHPIDFDPDSQLVLHRRRSLPYHANGMTLWAHAADGSTLLEKTYYSVGGGFVVDEDAIGAERVKPDDTALRYPFRTGEELLRLTRETGLSISGLMLENEKAWRSEEEIRTGLLEIWQVMQECVRAGMSREGILPGGLKVRRRAAAAARALRAEGIGPANAMEWVTLYAMAVNEENASGRRVVTAPTNGAAGIIPAVLHYYLNFIPGADEDGIVRFLLAAGAIGMLFKENASISGAEVGCQGEVGSACSMAAGGLAEVLGGTPEQVENAAEIGIEHNLGLTCDPVGGLVQIPCIERNGMASVKAVTAARMALRGDGRHHVSLDKAIKTMKETGADMKIKYKETSRGGLAVNVIEC from the coding sequence GTGGCCATCAGCGTCTTCGACCTCTTCTCCATCGGCATCGGCCCGTCGAGCTCCCACACCGTCGGCCCGATGCGCGCCGCCCGGATGTTCGCCCGCCGGCTGCGGTCCGAAGGCCTGCTGGCCGAGGTGGCGAGCGTCCGTGCCGAGCTGTACGGCTCGCTCGGCGCCACCGGCCACGGCCACGGCACCCCGAAGGCCGTCCTGCTGGGCCTGGAGAACAACTCCCCGCGCACCGTCGACGTCGACCAGGCCGACAAGGACGTCGAGCGGATCACCGCCGAGAAGCGGATCAGACTGCTCGGCGAGCACCCGATCGACTTCGACCCCGACAGCCAGCTGGTCCTGCACCGCCGCCGCTCGCTGCCCTACCACGCCAACGGCATGACCCTCTGGGCGCACGCGGCGGACGGCTCCACGCTGCTGGAGAAGACGTACTACTCCGTCGGCGGCGGCTTCGTCGTCGACGAGGACGCGATAGGCGCGGAGCGGGTCAAGCCCGACGACACCGCGCTGCGCTACCCCTTCCGCACCGGCGAGGAGCTGCTCCGGCTCACCCGGGAGACCGGGCTGTCGATCTCCGGCCTGATGCTGGAGAACGAGAAGGCCTGGCGCAGCGAGGAGGAGATCCGGACCGGGCTGCTGGAGATCTGGCAGGTCATGCAGGAGTGCGTGCGGGCCGGCATGTCCCGCGAGGGCATCCTGCCCGGCGGCCTCAAGGTCCGCCGCCGTGCCGCCGCCGCGGCCCGCGCGCTGCGCGCCGAGGGCATCGGCCCGGCGAACGCGATGGAGTGGGTGACCCTCTACGCGATGGCGGTCAACGAGGAGAACGCCTCCGGGCGCCGGGTGGTCACCGCACCGACGAACGGCGCGGCCGGGATCATTCCCGCCGTTCTGCACTACTACCTGAACTTCATCCCGGGCGCCGACGAGGACGGCATCGTCCGCTTCCTGCTCGCGGCCGGGGCCATCGGCATGCTCTTCAAGGAGAACGCCTCCATCTCCGGCGCCGAGGTCGGCTGCCAGGGCGAGGTCGGCTCGGCCTGCTCCATGGCCGCCGGCGGTCTCGCCGAGGTCCTCGGCGGCACCCCCGAGCAGGTCGAGAACGCCGCCGAGATAGGCATCGAGCACAACCTCGGCCTCACCTGCGACCCGGTCGGCGGCCTGGTCCAGATCCCGTGCATCGAGCGCAACGGCATGGCCTCCGTGAAGGCCGTCACCGCCGCCCGCATGGCGCTGCGCGGCGACGGCCGGCACCACGTCTCCCTCGACAAGGCGATCAAGACCATGAAGGAGACCGGGGCCGACATGAAGATCAAGTACAAGGAGACCTCGCGCGGCGGCCTCGCCGTGAACGTCATCGAGTGCTGA
- the glyA gene encoding serine hydroxymethyltransferase: MTVLNQSLHSLDPEIAAAVDAELHRQQTTLEMIASENFAPVAVMEAQGSVLTNKYAEGYPGRRYYGGCEHVDVVEQIAIDRIKALFGAEHANVQPHSGAQANAAAMFALIQPGDTILGLNLAHGGHLTHGMKINFSGKLYNVVAYHVDEKSGQVDMAEVERLAKEHQPKLIIAGWSAYPRQLDFAEFRRVADEVGALLMVDMAHFAGLVAAGLHPNPVPFADVVTTTTHKTLGGPRGGVILCKAEHAKKINSAVFPGQQGGPLEHVIAGKAVAFKVAASEEFKERQQRTLDGARILAERLLQADVAEAGVSVLSGGTDVHLVLVDLRNSQLDGQQAEDRLHEVGITVNRNAIPNDPRPPMITSGLRIGTPALATRGFQAEDFREVADIIAEALKPAFDEGIATALKARATALAEKYPLYPNL; the protein is encoded by the coding sequence ATGACGGTTCTGAACCAGTCCCTGCACTCCCTCGACCCGGAGATCGCCGCCGCGGTCGACGCCGAGCTGCACCGCCAGCAGACCACCCTGGAGATGATCGCCTCCGAGAACTTCGCCCCGGTGGCGGTCATGGAGGCCCAGGGCTCGGTGCTCACCAACAAGTACGCCGAGGGCTACCCCGGCCGCCGCTACTACGGCGGCTGCGAGCACGTCGACGTCGTCGAGCAGATCGCGATCGACCGCATCAAGGCCCTGTTCGGCGCCGAGCACGCCAACGTCCAGCCGCACTCCGGCGCGCAGGCCAACGCCGCCGCGATGTTCGCGCTGATCCAGCCGGGCGACACGATCCTGGGCCTGAACCTGGCCCACGGCGGCCACCTGACCCACGGCATGAAGATCAACTTCTCCGGCAAGCTCTACAACGTGGTCGCGTACCACGTGGACGAGAAGAGCGGCCAGGTCGACATGGCCGAGGTCGAGCGCCTCGCCAAGGAGCACCAGCCGAAGCTGATCATCGCCGGCTGGTCCGCCTACCCGCGCCAGCTGGACTTCGCCGAGTTCCGCCGGGTCGCCGACGAGGTCGGCGCACTGCTGATGGTGGACATGGCGCACTTCGCCGGTCTGGTCGCCGCAGGCCTGCACCCCAACCCGGTGCCGTTCGCGGACGTGGTCACCACCACCACCCACAAGACCCTGGGCGGCCCGCGCGGCGGCGTCATCCTGTGCAAGGCCGAGCACGCCAAGAAGATCAACTCCGCGGTGTTCCCCGGCCAGCAGGGCGGGCCGCTGGAGCACGTGATCGCCGGCAAGGCGGTCGCCTTCAAGGTCGCCGCGTCCGAGGAGTTCAAGGAGCGCCAGCAGCGCACCCTGGACGGCGCCAGGATCCTCGCCGAGCGCCTCCTCCAGGCCGACGTCGCCGAGGCCGGCGTCTCGGTGCTGTCCGGCGGCACCGACGTGCACCTGGTCCTGGTCGACCTGCGCAACAGCCAGCTCGACGGCCAGCAGGCCGAGGACCGCCTCCACGAGGTCGGCATCACGGTCAACCGCAACGCCATCCCGAACGACCCGCGCCCGCCGATGATCACCTCCGGCCTGCGCATCGGCACCCCGGCCCTCGCCACCCGCGGCTTCCAGGCCGAGGACTTCCGCGAGGTCGCCGACATCATCGCCGAGGCGCTCAAGCCCGCCTTCGACGAGGGCATCGCCACCGCGCTGAAGGCCCGCGCCACCGCGCTGGCCGAGAAGTACCCGCTCTACCCGAACCTCTGA
- the gcvH gene encoding glycine cleavage system protein GcvH: MSNPQHLQYTKEHEWLTAAEDGVSTVGITKHAADALGDIVYVQLPEVGDDVTAGETCGELESTKSVSDLYSPVTGKVVEVNQDVLDDNSLVNSAPFEAGWLFKVQVESTDELLSADEYDALTNPQG, encoded by the coding sequence ATGAGCAACCCCCAGCACCTGCAGTACACCAAGGAGCACGAGTGGCTGACCGCCGCCGAGGACGGTGTCTCGACGGTCGGCATCACCAAGCACGCCGCCGACGCCCTCGGTGACATCGTCTACGTGCAGCTGCCCGAGGTCGGCGACGACGTGACCGCCGGCGAGACCTGCGGCGAGCTGGAGTCCACCAAGTCGGTCAGCGACCTGTACTCCCCGGTGACCGGCAAGGTCGTCGAGGTCAACCAGGACGTCCTGGACGACAACAGCCTGGTCAACAGCGCCCCGTTCGAGGCCGGCTGGCTGTTCAAGGTCCAGGTCGAGTCCACGGACGAGCTGCTCAGCGCCGACGAGTACGACGCCCTCACCAACCCCCAGGGCTGA
- the gcvT gene encoding glycine cleavage system aminomethyltransferase GcvT: MSSLRLTALDALHRALGATMTDFAGWDMPLRYGSEREEHLAVRTQAGLFDLSHMGEITVTGPQAGEMLDHALVGFVSALGVLRARYTMICAEDGGILDDLIVYRLREDAFLVVANASNAQRVLDELIARAKGFDAVVTDDRDTYALVAVQGPESTAILAKTTEADLPGLKYYAILPAQVAGRDVLLARTGYTGEDGFEIFCNPGDAEAVWQALTAAGEGHGLVPCGLSCRDTLRLEAGMPLYGHELSTDLTPFDAGLGRVVRFDKTTNEGAFVGRKALEKAAAEAEANPPRVLVGLVSEGKRVPRAEYTVVSADGAPIGRITSGAPSPTLGQPIAMAYVDAAHAAPGTTVAVDVRGKHEPVQVVALPFYKRAR; this comes from the coding sequence ATGTCGTCCCTCCGCCTCACCGCGCTCGACGCGCTTCACCGCGCCCTCGGCGCCACCATGACCGACTTCGCCGGCTGGGACATGCCGCTGCGCTACGGCAGCGAGCGCGAGGAGCACCTCGCCGTCCGCACCCAGGCCGGCCTGTTCGACCTCTCCCACATGGGCGAGATCACCGTCACCGGCCCGCAGGCCGGCGAGATGCTGGACCACGCGCTGGTCGGCTTCGTCTCCGCGCTCGGCGTGCTGCGCGCCCGCTACACCATGATCTGCGCCGAGGACGGCGGCATCCTGGACGACCTGATCGTCTACCGCCTGCGCGAGGACGCCTTCCTGGTCGTCGCCAACGCCTCCAACGCCCAGCGGGTGCTGGACGAGCTGATCGCCCGTGCCAAGGGCTTCGACGCCGTCGTCACCGACGACCGCGACACCTACGCGCTCGTCGCCGTCCAGGGCCCGGAGTCCACGGCGATCCTCGCCAAGACCACCGAGGCCGACCTGCCCGGCCTGAAGTACTACGCGATCCTCCCGGCCCAGGTGGCCGGCCGCGACGTGCTGCTCGCCCGCACCGGCTACACCGGCGAGGACGGCTTCGAGATCTTCTGCAACCCGGGCGACGCCGAGGCCGTCTGGCAGGCGCTGACCGCGGCCGGCGAGGGCCACGGCCTGGTGCCGTGCGGCCTGTCCTGCCGCGACACGCTGCGCCTGGAGGCGGGCATGCCGCTGTACGGGCACGAGCTCTCCACCGACCTGACCCCGTTCGACGCCGGCCTCGGCCGGGTCGTCCGCTTCGACAAGACCACCAACGAGGGCGCGTTCGTCGGCCGCAAGGCGCTGGAGAAGGCCGCCGCCGAGGCCGAGGCCAACCCGCCGCGCGTGCTGGTCGGCCTGGTCTCCGAGGGCAAGCGCGTCCCGCGCGCCGAGTACACCGTGGTCTCCGCCGACGGCGCCCCGATCGGCCGGATCACCTCGGGCGCGCCCTCCCCGACCCTGGGCCAGCCGATCGCGATGGCCTACGTGGACGCGGCGCACGCCGCCCCCGGCACGACCGTCGCGGTGGACGTGCGCGGCAAGCACGAGCCGGTCCAGGTCGTCGCGCTGCCGTTCTACAAGCGCGCTCGCTGA